One window from the genome of bacterium encodes:
- a CDS encoding integrase core domain-containing protein has product MPRIRREAADLFRQGWSARKIGRHLGYHHTAVMKWVRRAERIGYHPIPTRSSRPKRHPRQLSDELRWKIFHTRLKSKRSAEVIQRILEEEGVVISLSTIKRTLDRMGLLKKRSPYKRYHPQVDRPLPEKPGSLVQIDTIHTMLDLKKRMYTFTLIDVHSRTAYAKTYARMDAATAVRFVEEAQRRASFRFEMLQSDHGPEFGAWFVERIRRKHRYSRIGKPNDNAHIERFNRTLQEECLDHARRSPEAFNAALKKYIPWYNRERHHFGLNLLTPAQVLKEVVPRC; this is encoded by the coding sequence ATGCCCCGCATCCGCCGCGAAGCGGCGGATCTCTTCCGCCAAGGCTGGAGCGCGCGCAAGATCGGGCGGCATCTCGGGTACCATCACACCGCCGTCATGAAATGGGTGCGAAGGGCCGAACGCATCGGATACCACCCGATACCGACGCGCTCGTCGCGTCCGAAGCGCCATCCCCGGCAGCTCTCAGACGAACTCCGCTGGAAGATCTTCCATACCCGGCTCAAGTCGAAGCGAAGCGCGGAAGTCATTCAGCGCATACTGGAGGAGGAAGGGGTGGTGATTTCACTCTCCACCATCAAGCGAACGCTTGACCGCATGGGCCTCCTCAAGAAGAGGAGCCCGTACAAGCGATACCACCCACAGGTCGACCGCCCCCTGCCGGAGAAACCCGGTTCCCTCGTCCAGATCGACACCATTCACACCATGCTCGATTTGAAGAAGCGGATGTATACCTTCACCCTCATCGACGTGCATTCCCGCACCGCGTACGCGAAGACCTATGCGCGCATGGATGCCGCGACCGCCGTGCGCTTCGTCGAGGAGGCGCAGCGGAGAGCGTCCTTCCGCTTCGAAATGCTCCAGAGCGACCATGGTCCCGAGTTCGGGGCGTGGTTCGTCGAGCGCATCCGGAGGAAGCACCGGTATTCCCGCATCGGGAAACCCAACGACAATGCGCATATCGAGCGATTCAACCGCACGCTTCAGGAGGAGTGCCTCGACCATGCGCGCAGAAGTCCGGAAGCGTTCAATGCGGCTCTGAAGAAATACATCCCCTGGTACAACCGGGAGCGGCACCATTTCGGCCTGAATCTCCTGACCCCGGCACAAGTACTCAAGGAGGTGGTGCCAAGGTGTTGA
- a CDS encoding type II toxin-antitoxin system HicB family antitoxin, protein MLTAVYKKVRSGYVAWIEEVPGVLTQGKSRVEARANLADALREFIAARRDATRRSSVRGSAPLKRERMALA, encoded by the coding sequence ATGCTTACGGCCGTATACAAGAAAGTCAGGAGCGGATACGTTGCCTGGATCGAGGAGGTGCCTGGCGTGCTGACGCAGGGAAAGTCGCGCGTCGAGGCGCGCGCGAATCTTGCTGATGCGCTTCGTGAATTCATCGCGGCGCGGCGTGACGCTACACGACGAAGCTCCGTACGTGGAAGCGCTCCCCTCAAGCGCGAGCGCATGGCGCTCGCATAG
- a CDS encoding type II toxin-antitoxin system HicA family toxin — MKRRDLERHLYAQGCRLVREGAKHSVFENPPLGAMATVPRHAEVDPYLARKICKELGIKAPQGR, encoded by the coding sequence ATGAAGCGCCGGGACCTGGAGCGGCATCTTTATGCGCAAGGTTGCCGTCTTGTACGGGAGGGCGCGAAGCATTCCGTATTTGAGAATCCTCCGCTTGGCGCGATGGCGACGGTACCGCGGCACGCCGAAGTCGACCCGTATCTCGCGCGAAAAATCTGCAAGGAGCTCGGCATTAAGGCACCACAAGGGCGTTAA